The segment taaaaaaggataaatgttaaatacatagatttttcatcatttttaacTAGACTGAAATACCTAAAGCACTATTGTGGATTGGAATTGTCAATTCTATACCAACTTAGGTTTACCCTCTATAATGTACattgttactttttattttatcagtgtGTAGACAAAACCCCATGGGGCTAAACTGCAATCTGTTTGAATTTGTGATGTTACATAGtttcaacattattattaacagtCACCAAACATTAGCAACTGTACATTTCTAACAGAAATGTAactcaaaatggaaaaaaaggtTCATTTGGAATTTGCATACCAAAACCTAACAACACATCATTACATTTTATCTCTGTTGCATGCACAATTTTACGACTGTATGTTGATGGTTAACTGTAAATAAGGCACAGGGTGACGATACACTGCATTTGTTGGtttattggcaaaaaaaaatgcagtcattttgttgtgttttgtcaggtacaataaaaatgaatttataATGTGTAGTAGACAACACTTGTGTAATGATGGTTGCAAAACAACAAATTCATGTAATAAAAATctaatgacaaaaacaatatcCTACCCAAACCAGATTTGTcttcataaaaaagaaaataaaccatAAGAAATACACAATAAGTACAACAGCTCAACGTACAGTCTTGCTACTTTTTGGTTGTCTTGCGGATCAGTGCCATCCtctgaaattaaattaaaaataatttagttCACATAAATATGCATGTTTGTATCATCTTTGACAGATTGAGTGggtttaacatttatttttttgtgctgGAAATTAGATGCTAGCTGTTTTACCTGTTTATGTGCCTCTGTGGTGCAAGCTTTCTTAAATGGTCGAATCTCATCTGATCCATAACCAGGAATCCACATGTTCCATTGGCGCTCTAGAAAACACAGTGCAATATTAAGTAAAGCCTGTTcaaacacaacatttaacatatgacaaaattgacttttacaGCTATAGCCTtagaatttattatttatacttCAAAATACACATGAAATACAATTACTACAGCCTTTAgttttggattaaaaaaaaaagttggtggTGTACAATGTTATCTAATTGCTAAGTACACTTAACAAATATAATTTAAGTAAAACCTAAGCACTGGTATACACACATTCTCAATTTCTGTATTCCAGTGTGTAATAATGACAATAGTGAAATCATTATTTTGACAATAATACACAATACTGTTTCTATGTACTGATAATCTACCATGAACTCACCTAGATGTAACTGAACATCTTTCACCTCCAAAGTGTTGGATTTGCGATGGCGTGCCAATTGACAGGCAGCTGTCACTACACTTTCAATAAAGTCATCAGCAATTTGCAGCAGCATCTGAGGAATAGAAATGGAAGTAGTAAATTAACTATTATTGAGGAATGGATTAAATAATGTATATGTACATCCTTTTGTATGGTTTAATCTTAAGATAAACCTCACACTCACAGTAGCAGTAAGTTCAGCATGTTTGTTCAgtgtaaaattataataaacgTCCAAGTATTAAAAACTGCCATtcaatctctgaaaagtccagatATGTATTTAAGCGTAAGAATAAATAAGTGTCTGATAACCTAATACATAGCACAAATGAATAGTTTATATGTGATATCCCTATGCTTTTAACCATGCCACTGCAGCAACCTAAAATTTAGACTAGTAATAACAATTTAATAGTTAAGTTTGGTCAGTTCCCATGTAATTGTAATAACATAATTACACAAACCTCCTCCACATCTTCATCCAGCTGCTCATTTGGATCAATCTCTCTGACCAGGTCTTGTAATTTCTTTTTAGAGAGAACctgaggggaaaaaataaaaatcagatgaTCAATGCTGACTGACGTGAGGGAAAATGCTTTCATAGCAAGAATTTTAGACCCACTCACTTGGGACCCTTCTGGGCTACTTCTTCCAGCAGGACCAGCGGCTGTCAAAACCTTAAGAGCTGGAGTCGTGCTATTCGCCATGCTGTAGCAACAACCAGTTTATGCTCCTCTGGAAGTTTGGGGACGCAGATATGTCGAATCGGGGTGTCTCAGTTTCTGTTTGACTCGAAAAGAAAATCCAGATGTTGCTTTTTACAGATGCAGATATCCGTAAACCTGAAAGGAGGTGTTGTgttggttagcattagcattagctccaCGGCTGTTATATTTACTCTATCTGTACTAAGAGCGGAAATGACATCCGCATATAATAAATCTACAACGTATTACAACATTACAACGCTTTAAACATCATGCATCTGGTATAAGAGacgatgaaataaaacaaaaaagcgaAAGTGGCAGAGGTGCTAAAAACATTAGCATTTGCCGTGAATGCTAACACATACGGGAAATCCAACGCTCTAATCCGTAGCAGATCTGTATGTGCATAAGGCATTGACATCTTAccataaaataaacactatCTGTCCATTGTTTGTTGAAGTTGCTTGAACTGTTTAAGGATGTCACGAAAAATCCAAAATCTGATGCCACGAAAAAGAAACAGCATTTaggctgttgtttttttctgcacttccGCCCACTGTCCTTCTATTTCCGGTGACAATTTTCCCATTTTCTTGTCTGCTCCCTGCTGGCCTATTTGTAAACTGACTCGCTAACCGTAATACTATGGTTAGTAGCCCCTACAAAGAGCTGAACATTTGTTTTGGTTGTCATATGACCAGTATATTGCCTATCATCAGCGTATAACCTGCCAAAATGATAACAGCTAGCAATCTGACAGCAATCTTTAGCATACTATGTTACtgtcataaaacaaaaataatttgttaACGTGTCAGcatgtttttccctttaaaCTAGTTCAGGTTACCCGCAGATCCATCAGAGGCCAAATGAAGCGGGCATCTGTGGGATCTGAAGGAAAATGGACACGCATTTATGCCATTATGCAAGCTTAGACCTTTTGTTTATCACTTTTTATTTGATCATTTGCTGAGACTGTCATTCCTTTTTACACACAGACGTCACGGGGAgcgcttttttttattttagtggaCCTTTTTTCTAATTTACCTTAACGCTTTATCTTACTAGAAGCAAGAATTCTTTCAGAAGGATTGTCATTTGAATCCATGTTTAATTACCacacactgttgtttttttgaacACTTGAACTTCCTTAACAGGTGAAAACGAAAGCCACGCCTCCTCTTGTATAAGATATAAGAAACGACGACATTCGTCTCTTAACCTGTGCGCAGACAAAACTTGTGTTTTTATCTCTACAGCCATGAAAACTCTGCTACCAGCTTTGGTCATCGCCCTGTTTCAAGGCAGCTGTGgtaaatataatacatatatgtatttttttctgtagaaACAATAGTTTGGGCCTATTACTAGTCATCATGCgtaggtttatttattttctcgtGTGGTTTTAGGCTATAAATCGCTCTCAAAGAATTTGTACTGCGTATTTACTTGTATTGAGTCCATTCCTGTTTTGCTGGTCtatagctagacaggatatagaAGTAGactttattgtattattttgtttgtataatttatttaggctatttatttattttgcagccAGTTGGGCTACATGTTCCTCTTTTGTAGTCTGTTAGTCAACTAAATTGAAGTGGAAAGTATGGCTATAAAGACATTGATAATACActatcatttattttacaaaagaaaatctTTATATCACATTGCAACATcttggttttttttatacaaacttgAAGAACCGGTTAGTGTTGAGACATTTCCCCTGCAATAGCCACTATTCTCAGGAACAAGGAAAGGTTGTGTTTTAGGtctacatattttgttttggtttcacttcccctcattgtttttatgttgtgaTCTAATCAACCTGTTCTCTGTCCACAAACAGCTACTCTGCTCATCAGAGGGCAACCTGAGCTTGCACTGGCTGGGAATCCTTACAGGGTGGAATGCCTGCTGGAAGACTCTGAATACACCATAGACAATGTCCGAATGGAGCATTATGTAAGGCAGATTATGCATTTTAAGCCTGCAAACTTAATAATGGGTGCATGTTTTCAGATGTCAGTTGAGGGGCACCATGTGTGAAATAATCAGGACCTTCTGGTTTATTCAAGTGATCATTTCTTTGTCTCCTCAGTGGGGCAATGAATGGAGGGCCATAAGCAAGGACAGGAGTGGCTCAAGGTGCTTTTATCCAGTGACGATGGCACGGGCAGAGGACAAAATTATCCTGCGTTTTGGCTTTATGTCTCCAAGACAAGTGGGACCTTATCGCTGTGTGTTGGACGGCCCCAATGTGACTGCTCCAGAGTACACTGAGCCACTGAATGTTACCTACCACTGTAAGTTATGCTTTTAGGAAAGTATTAAAGGAGACATGCtctgctattttttattttattattatatatttttttgtcaactTCGGTTGCCACCTTTTTCAGTCAGGGAGCTCCTTCCATTATTGAGTATCATGACTTCTGTGCCAGGCCTTAATAAAGACATTACAAGAATGTTTTAACACACACAGTATATGATGGCAATGAAGAGACGGGGATTATCGTTTCTGCAGTTCAACAGAAAGTCAATTGACCTGTTTATATTACTAAGCCGTTTTATATCAATATTGCACATATTATCATAGTGACATAGTTTATTACTAAGTACTAAAAACTGTTGTAGATATTATGTTATGTATGCAATGAAGGATGCCTTAAATGCTCTCCTTGGCATAGCTTAGATTATCAGTGTCCTCTATCTTCTCAGTGGCCATCAAATGGAGCATAATGCCGTTTGATGGGCCTCTCGGACTCATTGGGGGAATCAATACTAGGCAAAGATTAGACTGGACTAAAGGCCTGCAGAGACAGGGGGAGGGCACCCGGACTTCGGATGGACATGGACCATCTACTCACTATGGAGGACAAAATGAGCCATTATTCACAACACTGCTTTTCTAAAGACCTCCAGAAGATGAAGACTATTATCATTCTTATTGATTGCTCTGTAGAGCCACTACCACTGGGAGGCATTCACGCTAAAgtctttaaatgtactttaaaatctgtttattgCTAGAAAAATGTGGCCAGTCAGTTTTACCTTTCCTTTGTGATAGGATATTGACATTAGTACAAAACATCTACATTTACAATCTGATGAAAGGTTTATATTTAGAGTTTAATTGCCGTACTAAACAATTCTCTCACATACAACCCAGCTGCAGCAACATTTGAAATGAATTCTACAGATGAATAGTTAAGGACTCCATGTTGCATCTGTTTTCATATGCACAATGTACAATTCATTGAAATGCATGCATATTTGTAACAGGTATGGCTAGTGCATTTAgagcatttcatttttatttttacactgttCTTTGTAACTGATCCCATGACATCCTTAATAGATAACAGTCACAGCTACAGTCTTATTGTATATAAACCCTATGTCATTCCTGTTTCATGAATTCCAACTGATCACCTGCTGTGTCCCAGACTTGTATGGACCATGGATATCCCGGGAAGGAGACAGCAGTTTACTCGGTGACACACTCACTGTGAAAGCAGGAGACAACATTGTGGTGAACTGCAAAGCTGCGTCGTCCGAAGACCCTGAAATCTCCTGGTACAAGGAGGTGAGGAGGTTAAGGAAGGGGGATACTTTATCTGTCTGTATGATCTTTTTTTCTCCTATAAATTTTGGGTTTGTCCATTTTCCTTATCcaagtaaatcttttttttataattacaaACAATAGAAAGTACATggattttagttatatttttggTTTGGAAATATTTGGGTTTTTCAGGAGTTTTTTTGTcccaaaaatgattaaaaaaagagCAGAATTCACAACATCTCATACCTCTATCAGATGATTTATACTAAAAGTGTCCTGTAGCTGTGAAGCATACATATTCTTCTCACAGACCTTGTTCCCTGTGTGGTCCTGCTCCTCCACACAAGTGCTGTGCTGTTTAAGTGACCGGTTGGCTCTAGCCCACAAGTCGCGGGGGATTGCAGCTTGCCCACTTACACAGGATTAATAGTTTAATGAGGTCTAGACAAGAGCCAGTCAACCTGAAAACAATTATGTGGATAGATTCCTAATGATTTTTGTAGTGTTTGGTTAACCACCATTGAATTATTCAACTGGCCTCTTCTCAAAGCTGAGGAGCCCACGCCCCTGGGAAATTAAGATGTCTCTGAGTGAAATGCCACAGTGACAACAGACATGTCGGACAAGAAGAAGCTAATGAGTCAGAGGAGACGGCGTGCCCTTGTGGACGCGAGCTGCCACTACACTTTGAGCTGTCACTTAATGACTATTGTCGCTCGGAGCGACAGGTGAGATGACACCATGAAAGAGGAGGGCGTTTGGGGAATATCCAGACATAATTGGAGACTTTCTCCTTTTGTTATGCTTAAGATAAGTACCCCTAGGTTAATGTGCTTATTTAAGGGTCATTGCTAATCTGTATTTCAAAGGGCTTACAACCACAAATCGTATTCAGTGCACATTATACTGTTCATACAGTTAATTACCATAGATTCATGCACATCCCTTGTTTAAGTCTCTAAAACAGTTGGAGTAAAAATAAGCACAGCTGAAGTTGGCACATGTCAAGGCACTAGTTTAAAGTGTGCATAAAGTGTGCTGATGTTTGCAGAGGAGTAGATGAGATGACTGGCTGAAGTCTTTTTCTAGTCTGATTctagtgctgtgtgtgtggactgtacTGGTGTGAGGCCTCTGACAGACAGAAGCTGCAGGCATGCGGCCCTCACACTGACAGCAGAACATGGGCAGGAGCAGGCCCGCGCTCTGGGAGCCAGTAGATTTGCATAGAGAATGCTGCTTTGGCCAGACCTGGTCTTTATGGGAAATCCTCTTAATTCAGATCCATTCAAATTGAAATGGACTTTGTTGGCAGGGGCTGCAGCTCCCAGGAGCCAAATCATTTACATGgtgtaatgtcttttttttgtaCCCTCCTCTCCGTTCGTTTGTTTTCCAATCCTTGTGTTTGGCCTGTTATTTGTTTCCTCCATGTCAGGTTCTGTCTCATAATGGTGCTGCTATTTTTGTGTCAACAATTCCTGCTCCCCTGCCATCTCATTAAGCTGTGTGTTAACAGTGTATAGTTCCACATCATTCTTCAGTGGTGCTCTATCTGGGTTATTGACTTGTGTTGATGTGTCCTATTACTGCCATTACAGCTCAGGTAAATATGACACTTTTGAAGAATTGGGACAAATCTATCCAGGTCTATGGATAGCAAGTTTGTTATGTCATaacttattttcattttggcCTAGATTCTTAACATTCTACATGATAATAGTCCACAATTACATTAACTGTACATTATGTCACCTTCTTGCTAATATTGTTTTCAGAACAGAGAACCGAAcacacagattaaaaaaaaaaaaaaaaaaattatatatgcATAATGAATATGTACTGTCTTTCAGGGCGATGACTGGATCCTTCCGTCCGGTGTGCTCACACTGAACAATGTGAGTGCCCTGGATGAGGGCCGCTACACCTGCACCACCAGCCACCCCACCATCAGCTCCCTGAGCAGGAATCGCACCATCACCCTCAGTGTTCTGTCAAGTAAGCACACAACAGGATCTCCTACTTTCTTTTATGACTAATAGGAGAAGCAGTTGTCAAATTTTTAGGGAAATCCAGAAGCACCTAAACGTCATAATGAAACTGAAAGTGTTCACATTTTATGAGCTGTGAATAAACATACAACACAACGCTGTAGCCTTAGGTTCTGTTTTATATAGTTAACTAAGCGACCTAAACAATAGTAGGGTTTATTGTTCTAAATATTACAATTTATCAAAAGTAAAtgtttaataaaacattaataagaCATAATTCACTATTCAAACTAATGAATAGTGACAAAATTAAAGGTTTCATTGACTTGAAATTTCTAGAATGTCAAAATCTTAAAGGGCaggttattatgcaaaatgttgggttttttttgagcattcaaccatgttataacataacatatgtttcctcatcataaacatgcctgaagaggttttatgtatGTTTCGGTAAttttgcaatctctcccgggccctactggaaccctccttacagttagctgtgaGAGTCAGTCCAATGCTCAGCtgacatcatccatgctccctcATGACAagtctctataaatatacaaaaacatgatacaaaattgtacacaacaactttacaaacctgatgcgatgtgcagtagtttcgttAACAGaatgattgtgctgtgatagcattctgaagggggagtgacttggcgcagagagcaaagagaggggagactcaaGTCAAAAACGGAtttgaaacttaaaaaacatgttaacacgttgttttcagcaaatatagcattttcaaaacaatataaggtaacatggtgatatgaaaatatgttacgtgttagcagttaataatccatagaagtaaaataccctctcttaaaaaaggtttattctgtcttcagttttaaactCAGAATTCATTAGTAATCAATTGCTAATTGTCAGTTAATTGTCAATTCTAAATATCAAATGTGATGTCCGAGTGTGAATAAACAGTGGGAACAAATAATATTGTATGAAACTGGacttattaaatcaaaacatgcCAGGATGAAACCAATAAAGCCCTTTATTTTCCCCACAATACAGCATTTTAGCTCTCCAACTCTCACCTGACAATTGTTTCAAGTGAAGAATAAATTCGATTAGCACATCTACAGCTAATCTCTTTACCACTGACCTTTGAGACGACCAAACTCCCATAATGCGCTGCATTTTTTAAACACCtgttctttctgtttctttggtttaaattatgcaacttttaaaaatgcaattacGCAACTGCATGTTATTTATTATGGTTGAGTTATCTTATTACTGCTGCAATTGACTCATTGGTCACAGTGCTGGGTATAATATCAGAGGAGCATGTACTAATTAAAAAGGTAGTAATTGTGAAACAAAGGGGTAGTGTTGGCTCATTCTTAACGCCCCTTTGAGCAAATGTAACATGTCACTGGAGCTATGTTGTATTGAAATCCTGCTACTAAATAGTGCAATCAAACTCCCACCTCAGCAAAAATGTTATCTACTTTTTAGGGCTGTAAGAGGaatgttaaagaagacctattgtgcttgtgtctgcaatatagttataatctatgacacctgtggaaaAACTGCAGTGCTCAATAAGAGCAGACGTTGCCGTAAACATCACAataaagagccgtgtagctgtcggcacctctgatggatagctgcacattacacgagcaagcagtggattttttttcctttgcacCAAAGGACAAGGTggcactgccaaatcctacatgtatcagagattaagaaaataaaatttgagaaCAAAGTAAATAGAGAGCAGTGGAGCAGCTGCGGTGAAAAGGAGATAATCGctaaaatggtgtcttgaaaataagtgattaaatattgctcaaacatgcacaaatcactccaaatacaacttcaaatgagtaaatggtgagaggaaacaactataacatggttaaatgctTTGCCttcaatgtttcttttattactcATGACTAGGGATGTGCCGATACCAATATTGGATCAAATACTCATGCAGAAACTGACAAATTAGTTGGATTGGGTTCAGTTTCATGATATCTGTTAAGATGATACCCTGCTTGGGCCTTGAATTGGATGTAATAAGtctatttacaggctgattttggcctagaatgtcttataatgtttgaacttctATTCATATGAATCTGTTCTGTAGTCatttgaaggataaataacagtttcgTAACATGGTTTATGTAAtaagttaaatgtgttttaaagaaataagtTCAATTTTCCATCCAATACCACCGGTTGATATCAGCAGACACATGATATCGgtgtcaaaactgaaaaaactggatCGGTGCATTCCTACCTCTGACATACCACTACTGTCTTTCAGGGCTACAGTGGGCCATGTGGAAGATTAAAAGAATTGCCTGCTTGTTCCCTCGTCATGAAGGTAAATTTATTGATGAAACTAT is part of the Periophthalmus magnuspinnatus isolate fPerMag1 chromosome 16, fPerMag1.2.pri, whole genome shotgun sequence genome and harbors:
- the si:ch211-79k12.1 gene encoding uncharacterized protein si:ch211-79k12.1, which translates into the protein MKTLLPALVIALFQGSCATLLIRGQPELALAGNPYRVECLLEDSEYTIDNVRMEHYWGNEWRAISKDRSGSRCFYPVTMARAEDKIILRFGFMSPRQVGPYRCVLDGPNVTAPEYTEPLNVTYHYLYGPWISREGDSSLLGDTLTVKAGDNIVVNCKAASSEDPEISWYKEGDDWILPSGVLTLNNVSALDEGRYTCTTSHPTISSLSRNRTITLSVLSRLQWAMWKIKRIACLFPRHEGRRINDSVRQEKGEERKWDLDGNTETILITAGASVACLAIILSMTAFFCFCGKKIKTSKGPIDDHSAKKPIYKSSVESVPSTCGDQQPLV
- the taf12 gene encoding transcription initiation factor TFIID subunit 12, encoding MANSTTPALKVLTAAGPAGRSSPEGSQVLSKKKLQDLVREIDPNEQLDEDVEEMLLQIADDFIESVVTAACQLARHRKSNTLEVKDVQLHLERQWNMWIPGYGSDEIRPFKKACTTEAHKQRMALIRKTTKK